The Plasmodium knowlesi strain H genome assembly, chromosome: 4 genome window below encodes:
- a CDS encoding rhoptry apical surface protein RASP2, putative, producing the protein MFYFDPHNFLYAGGCLLASVCTLCVCRNRDLFPHISENKPIGQLYRLLNIHKYESFNIIIQIHHINLKMGDDDNSKYIVHLKIGNRYSYTHYYKQYLNKIHIEERKNMVVKQNNDTIRIEVYKKGTLKNTFIGSADLHIYTDIVKKLFPCNMYFNIVNKNQIVATACLSFHYINLECIKKEDQIYTSLFIETIIAVQKNHSRNNEMIEKLINEGKEHFDAIKETDVSSTIYKNISSLAIEDKIRLFCKNLNGYLLHSNFYIKRFYNKYFFYMHFFKGKFYWCYYNEEADAKVDKNRVGYIRLEYVVNVYSDVYSHKYFYIKYRKKRERKENYLYLKTVDKDRNIWVNIIHDFIILVSNYRREKKSKINKIKELTDNYAEGASKEAIEINKQLSRSFSTNSIKNKYLNKKNVVDTLSNVDKDEGHTKGAHLDQDLEDASQNMCNYSD; encoded by the exons atGTTTTATTTTGATCCCCACAATTTTCTCTACGCGGGGGGATGCCTCCTTGCATCCGTCTGTACCCTCTGCGTGTGTAGAAATAGGGATTTGTTTCCTCATATCAGTGAGAATAAGCCAATCG GCCAACTGTACCGCCTTCTAAATATCCACAAATATGAATCGTTCAACATCATCATTCAAATTCACCACATCAACTTAAAAATGGGTGATGATGACAACAGCAAGTACATTGTCCATCTGAAAATCGGAAACAGATATTCCTACACCCACTACTACAAGCAGTACCTGAACAAAATACAcatagaa gaaagaaaaaacatggTTGTCAAACAGAATAACGATACCATCAGAATCGAAGTGTACAAAAAGGGAACTCTAAAAAATACATTCATCGGCTCAGCTGATCTTCACATCTACACAGACATCGTGAAGAAGTTGTTCCCCTGCAACATGTACTTTAACATAGTCAACAAAAACCAAATAGTAGCTACAGCCTGCTTGTCCTTCCATTACATCAACTTAGAGTGCATAAAGAAGGAGGACCAGATATACACCTCTCTATTTATCGAGACCATAATAGCTGTTCAGAAAAACCATAGCAGGAATAATGAGATGATTGAGAAGCTCATAAATGAGGGCAAGGAGCACTTCGATGCCATTAAGGAGACGGACGTCAGCTCAA CTATCTACAAGAACATTTCCTCCCTGGCAATCGAAGACAAAATTCGACTCTTTTGCAAAAACTTGAACGGCTACCTCCTGCACAGCAATTTTTACATCAAGCGATTCTACAACAAGTACTTTTTCTACATGCACTTCTTTAAGGGAAAATTCTACTGGTGCTATTATAATGAGGAAGCCGACGCGAAG GTGGACAAGAATCGAGTGGGGTATATCCGCCTCGAATACGTAGTGAACGTGTACAGCGACGTCTATAGCCACAAGTACTTCTACATCAagtacaggaaaaaaagagaaagaaaggaaaactaCCTATATCTTAAGACAGTAGACAAGGATAGAAACATCTGGGTGAATATCATTCACGATTTTATCATCCTAGTAAGTAATTACAGACgcgagaaaaaaagcaaaataaataaaatcaaAGAACTCACAGATAACTATGCTGAAGGAGCGTCCAAAGAGGCCATCGAAATTAACAAACAACTGTCTAGATCTTTCTCCACGAAttctataaaaaataagtacctaaataaaaaaaatgttgttgATACCCTAAGCAACGTCGACAAGGATGAGGGTCATACCAAGGGTGCCCACCTGGATCAGGACTTGGAGGACGCCTCACAAAATATGTGCAATTACAGCGATTAG
- a CDS encoding syntaxin, putative, with protein sequence MIDLFDEVKQLATIKKQKNAKHMTQVLKFQNDKIIDNFIDPSGDTVIDIPGERNDDLKSYVDAVHSIKQEIKQIYTVIDDIEVLRKKINLAITTEQENELSILLNMQIKNGNNTIQSIKVEIKNVRKKFLLKSQQNNKIMKKNIHDNLIHVFKKALHSYQQIQNDYNESMKDKMSRHIKIIYPQYTDEDINSVLNHDDINTQNLVKWKLQGHENLKNALSHVESKYRDVKTLEKNVYDLHQTIIELSALIEMNDEVISSIHDNVNDAQYFTEKANVDLIDARNIQRSTSKWMFYISMGILIVVIIICLPVLVKFL encoded by the coding sequence ATGATCGACCTGTTTGATGAAGTAAAGCAGCTAGCTACGATcaagaagcagaaaaatgcCAAGCATATGACACAAGTGCTCAAGTttcaaaatgacaaaataatAGATAACTTTATAGATCCCAGTGGGGATACAGTTATAGACATCCCCGGAGAAAGGAACGACGATTTGAAAAGTTATGTAGATGCAGTCCATTCAATaaaacaagaaataaaacaaatttataCAGTGATTGATGATATAGAagtattaagaaaaaaaataaacttagCTATAACGACAGAACAGGAAAATGAATTAAGTATCCTACTAaatatgcaaataaaaaatggaaataatacTATTCAATCCATcaaagtggaaataaaaaatgtgaggaagaaatttttactAAAATCCCAacagaataataaaataatgaaaaaaaatatccacgATAACTTAATCCATGTATTCAAAAAAGCTTTACATAGTTATCAACAGATCCAAAATGATTACAATGAAAGTATGAAAGATAAAATGTCTAGacatataaaaattatcTACCCACAGTACACAGATGAAGATATAAATTCTGTCCTAAATCATGATGATATAAATACGCAAAATTTAGTCAAATGGAAACTACAAGGacatgaaaatttaaaaaatgccttAAGCCATGTAGAATCCAAATATAGAGATGTTAAAACACtagaaaagaatgtttatGATTTACACCAAACCATAATAGAATTGTCTGCTCTTATTGAGATGAATGATGAGGTCATAAGTAGCATACACGATAATGTGAACGATGCACAGTACTTCACGGAGAAGGCAAATGTCGACTTGATCGACGCGCGGAATATTCAAAGATCTACTTCCAAGTGGATGTTCTACATATCCATGGGAATCCTCATTGTTGTGATTATTATCTGTCTACCCGTTTTGGTGAAATTCCTCTAG
- a CDS encoding monocarboxylate transporter, putative produces MKKDDYSQTLSKCRVILGGFLIHCTLGSIYCFSNISIYVISYMKIIGCSNVKYKDSSWVYVLTLIFQCFFGFFGGMLNQHLGPQISVLLGGWLMCLGILLSYFTVFNFYLFLMTYGILCGIGCGIAYPIPLSVAVKRHYDYKGVISGIIFVGRGMAVFLICPLQNYFINRYNYMPDYTPEFDPTDDKYFSNLEILNRVPYLFIYEGIIFAVIQFIGACLIAESAEKPNEFLAFNDKNSKILYLDHGGYANKNPKGMSSSFRTLSNTSNFSLKESNSTFINRDFILIWLMVFFNWQAISYTQVFWKIFGLNYLNIDDRSLSFLGAVSSVFNIMGRIFWGFISDLTSFKTALILMSMLMSFLTVTLTLSGLCGKITYCIWVCLIFFCHAGTFSIFPSITAHTFGTRNFGPIFGLLFTARAFSSIINAMLAAVILNNVGNIAMCAVVSISSFISIMLALAF; encoded by the exons atgaaaaaggacgACTACTCACAAACGCTATCAAAATGTAGAGTCATTCTAGGGGGGTTCTTGATACACTGCACTTTGGGAAGCATCTACTGCTTTTCCAACATCAGCATTTACGTGATCTCCTACATGAAGATTATAGGTTGCTCCAATGTAAAATACAAGGATAGTAGTTGGGTATATGTGCTTACATTAATTTTTCAATGTTTTTTTGGGTTTTTCGGAGGAATGCTGAATCAACATTTGGGTCCACAGATTAGCGTGTTATTGGGTGGGTGGCTCATGTGCCTGGGGATCCTGCTGTCCTATTTCACCGTATTCAATTTTTATCTGTTTTTGATGACATATGGGATTTTGTGTGGTATTGGATGCGGCATTGCCTACCCGATTCCGCTCTCCGTGGCGGTGAAGAGGCACTACGATTACAAGGGAGTG ATCAGCGGAATAATCTTCGTGGGGAGAGGTATGGCAGTTTTTCTCATATGTCCCCTCCAGAATTACTTCATAAACAGGTACAACTACATGCCCGATTACACCCCAGAGTTTGACCCCACAGACGACAAGTACTTCAGCAACCTGGAGATCCTTAACAGGGTTCCctatttgttcatttatgAAGGAATCATTTTTGCAGTAATTCAGTTTATAGGTGCATGTTTGATAGCGGAATCTGCAGAAAAGCCAAATGAGTTCTTAGCttttaatgataaaaatagcaaaatattatatctaGACCATGGGGGgtatgcaaataaaaatccCAAAGGAATGTCTAGCTCATTTAGGACTCTATCTAATACATCTAACTTTTCTCTTAAAGAATCCAACAGTACTTTTATCAATAGAGATTTCATCTTAATATGGTTGATGGTGTTTTTTAACTGGCAAGCTATTTCCTATACTCAAgttttttggaaaatatttgGATTAAATTACCTAAACATTGATGATAGATCTTTATCTTTCCTCGGAGCTGTTTCTTCTGTCTTCAATATCATGGGAAGAATTTTTTGGGGATTTATAAGTGACTTGACAAGTTTTAAAACTGCGTTGATACTGATGAGTATGTTGATGAGTTTTCTTACTGTTACTTTAACGTTGTCTGGTTTATGTGGCAAAATTACCTACTGCATTTGGGTTTGCctaattttcttttgccaTGCCGGaaccttttctattttcccctccatcaCTGCACATACCTTTGGCACCCGCAACTTCGGGCCCATTTTTGGTCTCCTTTTCACTGCTAGAGCTTTTTCCAGTATTATCAACGCCATGTTGGCAGCTGTCATTTTAAACAACGTTGGGAATATTGCCATGTGTGCAGTTGTCTCCATTTCATCCTTCATCAGCATCATGTTGGCGTTAGCCTTTTAG